The following coding sequences are from one Veillonella rodentium window:
- a CDS encoding M20 metallopeptidase family protein, whose product MHSRDLIEQYKTYVQEWRRYFHKHPELSNEEFETTKALAKELESMGVEVHVDDVRKTGLIGIIRGAKPGKAIGLRADIDALPVQEHNTSEYKSEVDGKMHACGHDGHMAILLGAAKMLMQMKDRLEGDVYLVFQPAEETGGGAPEFIKFGDWFEKIDAIFGGHVWIDLPAGLVSVEAGERMAASSLFSINVKGKQGHGAQPHQAVDAVVVASAIVLNLQTVVSRNVSALDSVVVTIGNIHSGSEWNVIPGEATMGGTVRFFDPRQEEYIVHRMRQIVEHTALAYGALATLTYEKRVPPTINDESCSALAEQVVIDTLGADKLSKMRKVMPGEDFAWYLQEKPGCFAFIGIQNPDVDAVYDHHNNRFNMDDSVLSAASAVYAEYAIAWLQRNK is encoded by the coding sequence ATGCATAGCCGTGATTTGATTGAACAATATAAAACCTATGTACAGGAATGGAGACGGTACTTTCACAAGCATCCGGAACTAAGTAATGAAGAATTTGAAACGACGAAGGCCTTGGCTAAAGAATTGGAGTCTATGGGTGTTGAGGTGCATGTTGATGACGTGCGCAAGACGGGGCTCATCGGTATCATTCGCGGGGCTAAACCGGGCAAGGCGATAGGTTTGCGTGCCGATATTGATGCGCTACCTGTGCAGGAGCATAATACATCCGAATATAAATCCGAAGTAGACGGCAAGATGCATGCGTGCGGTCATGACGGGCATATGGCGATTCTCTTGGGGGCGGCCAAAATGCTGATGCAGATGAAGGATCGTTTGGAGGGGGATGTATACCTCGTATTCCAACCGGCTGAAGAGACCGGCGGTGGCGCACCGGAATTTATTAAATTCGGTGACTGGTTTGAAAAAATTGACGCCATTTTCGGCGGTCATGTATGGATTGATTTGCCAGCCGGTCTCGTATCTGTTGAAGCGGGGGAACGCATGGCGGCGAGCAGCCTGTTTTCTATTAATGTAAAGGGAAAACAAGGTCATGGAGCTCAGCCGCACCAGGCCGTTGATGCGGTGGTTGTGGCCAGTGCTATCGTTCTGAATCTGCAAACGGTCGTATCCCGTAATGTAAGCGCCCTTGATTCCGTAGTGGTCACAATCGGAAATATTCATTCCGGTTCGGAATGGAATGTGATTCCCGGCGAGGCTACAATGGGCGGAACCGTTCGCTTCTTTGATCCCCGTCAGGAGGAGTATATCGTCCACCGGATGCGTCAAATCGTGGAACATACGGCCCTTGCTTATGGTGCGTTGGCGACGTTAACTTATGAAAAACGCGTTCCCCCGACGATTAATGATGAAAGCTGTAGCGCCCTTGCTGAACAGGTGGTTATCGATACGCTCGGTGCGGATAAACTGTCGAAAATGCGTAAAGTTATGCCCGGAGAAGACTTTGCGTGGTATTTACAGGAAAAGCCGGGATGCTTTGCATTTATTGGCATTCAAAATCCTGATGTAGACGCCGTTTACGATCATCATAACAATCGATTCAATATGGATGACTCCGTACTGTCCGCGGCATCCGCAGTGTATGCGGAATATGCGATTGCGTGGTTACAGCGGAATAAATAG
- a CDS encoding aspartate aminotransferase family protein, translated as MNNTTDFEKQDKEYIANTYGRFNVCFEKGKGSLLWDVNGKEYIDLGSGIGVTAFGVDDEEWSDAVTKQAHALNHVSNLYHTLPQIELAKQLCAKTGMKKVFFSNSGAESNECAIKAARKYSHDTYGDGRNVIVTLVNSFHGRTVTTLSATGQDVFHQHFFPFTEGFVHTPANDIEAALEVLSNPNVCAIMMEPIQGEGGVMPLDAEFVQAVTKYAHEHDQLVLIDEVQTGNGRTGTLYAYEQFGIEPDIVSTAKGLAGGLPMGATLFNEKTQYVLTAGAHATTFGGNPICAAAGNTIISRLTPEFLKTVKAKGDYVKSALAGKPGIVDVSGMGLMLGIETTVDVKDVILKCLERGVVVLSAKNKVRLLPALNIPQEQLEKAVAVVADVIESLSE; from the coding sequence ATGAATAATACAACAGATTTTGAAAAACAGGATAAGGAATATATAGCCAATACGTATGGCCGTTTCAATGTATGTTTTGAAAAAGGGAAAGGCTCTTTATTGTGGGACGTCAACGGTAAGGAGTATATTGATCTGGGATCCGGTATCGGCGTTACCGCATTCGGTGTCGATGATGAAGAGTGGTCCGATGCGGTGACGAAGCAGGCTCATGCCCTTAATCATGTATCGAATTTATATCACACATTACCGCAAATCGAATTGGCTAAACAGTTATGTGCAAAAACGGGTATGAAGAAGGTGTTTTTCTCCAACTCCGGAGCGGAATCCAATGAATGCGCCATCAAGGCGGCTCGTAAGTACAGTCATGATACATATGGAGACGGTCGAAATGTAATCGTCACGCTCGTCAACAGCTTTCACGGTCGTACCGTAACGACATTATCCGCTACGGGACAAGATGTATTTCATCAGCATTTCTTTCCTTTTACGGAAGGTTTCGTTCATACACCTGCCAACGATATAGAGGCGGCGCTGGAGGTATTATCAAACCCGAATGTATGCGCCATCATGATGGAACCGATTCAAGGGGAGGGCGGGGTTATGCCGCTTGATGCGGAATTTGTGCAAGCCGTTACAAAATATGCCCATGAGCACGATCAACTGGTTCTAATCGACGAGGTGCAAACGGGGAACGGACGGACAGGCACCTTGTATGCGTATGAGCAGTTTGGCATTGAGCCGGATATCGTGTCTACCGCTAAGGGACTTGCCGGCGGTCTGCCGATGGGGGCTACCTTGTTTAATGAAAAAACGCAATATGTACTCACTGCCGGCGCTCATGCCACTACGTTCGGCGGCAATCCTATCTGTGCGGCGGCCGGGAATACCATTATCAGTCGATTGACGCCGGAATTTCTCAAAACCGTGAAAGCTAAAGGAGATTATGTAAAATCCGCATTGGCGGGAAAACCGGGAATTGTCGATGTCAGCGGTATGGGCTTGATGCTCGGTATCGAAACGACCGTCGATGTGAAGGATGTAATCCTGAAATGTTTAGAGCGAGGGGTTGTCGTACTTTCAGCGAAAAATAAGGTCCGTCTATTGCCGGCTCTTAATATTCCTCAAGAGCAGCTGGAAAAGGCGGTTGCGGTTGTGGCTGATGTTATTGAAAGTCTAAGTGAATAA
- the argB gene encoding acetylglutamate kinase, producing MNNVTNAMRAHILTAAVPYIKQYTDQYVVVKYGGNAMTDEALKKSVMKDLLLLQLVGVKVVLVHGGGPAINSTLDAMNIESHFSNGLRVTDEPTMDVVQMVLAGKVNKSLVADLVDLGGKAIGLCGVDGNMIQVHQQDETLGYVGAIDYIDTTVIDDVISKGYIPVISSIGMGKDGKTYNINADTVAAKVAGALKAETMVAMTNIDGVLRDVNDPSSLISKITVSEAAQLKADGIIAGGMIPKVDCCLEAIEAGAQKVFIINGEIPHAILIELLTDEGLGTMFVAG from the coding sequence ATGAATAATGTAACAAATGCGATGCGGGCGCATATTTTGACGGCGGCCGTTCCATATATCAAACAATATACAGATCAATATGTTGTCGTTAAGTACGGCGGCAATGCCATGACCGATGAGGCGTTGAAAAAATCCGTTATGAAGGATTTGCTGTTGCTTCAATTAGTGGGGGTGAAAGTTGTTCTCGTCCACGGAGGCGGTCCTGCCATCAACAGCACATTAGATGCTATGAACATAGAATCTCATTTTTCAAATGGTTTACGCGTTACCGATGAACCGACTATGGATGTGGTGCAAATGGTCTTGGCGGGCAAGGTGAATAAAAGCCTTGTGGCGGATCTTGTGGATCTCGGCGGCAAGGCCATCGGCCTTTGCGGTGTGGACGGCAACATGATTCAGGTGCACCAACAGGATGAAACACTCGGTTATGTAGGGGCCATAGATTATATCGACACGACAGTTATCGACGATGTTATCAGCAAGGGATATATTCCTGTCATATCTTCTATCGGGATGGGGAAGGACGGTAAGACCTATAATATCAATGCAGATACGGTAGCCGCAAAAGTTGCAGGGGCTCTTAAAGCGGAGACGATGGTTGCCATGACCAATATTGACGGTGTTTTGCGTGATGTAAATGACCCGTCATCGCTGATTTCAAAGATAACCGTGTCGGAAGCGGCTCAGCTCAAAGCGGACGGCATTATCGCCGGCGGTATGATTCCGAAGGTGGACTGTTGCTTAGAGGCCATTGAAGCGGGGGCTCAAAAAGTATTTATTATCAACGGAGAAATACCGCATGCTATCTTGATTGAATTGTTGACGGATGAAGGCCTTGGCACGATGTTTGTAGCCGGCTAA